GACATTTGATAACGGCTTTAATTTTTGAGATTTCGCATTAACTTGTAGTAAGCTGGCGATCTGCTCAAAGTTATTCTTGGTAAATTGACTAGAATTGGCATTCAGTAAAACAAAAGTAATTCCTAATACTCCTACACTTAATGAAGATAAAGCTGAAATTATTTTGAAATCTGAAGATAAATAAGATTTTTTGCCTGACTCATAGACTATAGGCATTGATAGGCTAATCGGTGGAGAATGCAGTGCCTGAAGCATCGCTTCGGCGGAGGTGAAACGATCTTGAGTATAGGAATAAATGGCGCGATTAATTACTCTAACCAAGTGAATTTTTATTCCAGGTACTTCTTGATGCCATAAAAGCTCCTTGGTTTGTGGATCGCAAGGTAACTCGGCTGGACTTTTGCCTGTCAGTAGATAAATGGCAATCAATCCTAAACTGTAAAGATCGCTGGCATAAACTGATTTTCCTTGTTGCTGTTCGACAGGAATATATTCATGCTGATTAGTTAAAACCAAATTACGTCGATCTTGCCTTTCTGGTTTTATGGCTATTTCTTTTACCGCGCCAAAATAAATCGGCACGGGTAAATAATCATGCTGAGATTGGCGTGACCAAGAATTTTGACGTAGTACGATGCTGCTTGGTTTAAGCTGTCGATATACTATGCCATAGCTATGAATATACTTTAAGCAAGTTAGAATACTGTCTAATATATGTTCTACTTCTTCTACTGATAGCTTTCCTTGCTGCCGTACCTTTTGCTCCAAAGTCAAACCATTA
This is a stretch of genomic DNA from Coleofasciculaceae cyanobacterium. It encodes these proteins:
- a CDS encoding serine/threonine-protein kinase, which translates into the protein MKGKLIQNKYLILQSLGQDAFSKTFLAKDSNWLLNRRYIIKKFRPVLGNPEAESMRQLFYREASILKRLSGKNCQIPRLYEYFMDGEDFYLVREWINGLTLEQKVRQQGKLSVEEVEHILDSILTCLKYIHSYGIVYRQLKPSSIVLRQNSWSRQSQHDYLPVPIYFGAVKEIAIKPERQDRRNLVLTNQHEYIPVEQQQGKSVYASDLYSLGLIAIYLLTGKSPAELPCDPQTKELLWHQEVPGIKIHLVRVINRAIYSYTQDRFTSAEAMLQALHSPPISLSMPIVYESGKKSYLSSDFKIISALSSLSVGVLGITFVLLNANSSQFTKNNFEQIASLLQVNAKSQKLKPLSNVKSIEAIIPVFPIGTPLKRITSFLGKPTEIVKGGQNSNAHLYRDFIPNRVDLGYLSDARTQTIRQSEISFADSVDLLTIQHSAQKLLREDYSLAIEQKINQVYFKISDRQEFEINNLLGVVRRNPQNYIYISIWDKDFHEITYKKPIK